The stretch of DNA AAGCTCGTCTCCGACCTGCTCGGCCAGGAAACGGTCGTGTTCGAGACCATGAGCCGCGCGATCGACAGCGACGAAACCGGCATATCGTTCGGATCGCAGCATGTCGGCCGCCCCCTGCTCACGCCCGATGAGGTCCGCACGCTACGCGAGGATTTGCAATTGCTGTTCCTCGCGGGGCAACGGCCGATCGTCGCCGCCAAGCTCAAATATTTCGCCGATCGTGAGTTCGCGGGGAAGTTCGACAAGGTGTAGAGCGTTTAAACGCTCTCAAACACAAGGTATTTCGACCATGCCAAATGAACGATTTGAGGAATTTGCCGATCGTTTCATGAAGAGCATCGGCGAGCCAGACTGTGACCTACAAGCATTGGTCGATGAGCTGATAGAACTGCACGCTGTCGAGCGCGACGAATTTAACCGCGTCCGCCTGATAAGTATGCACATCGCGTTGACCAACATCGCCGCCGAAGGGTTGGCCAAGGCACAAGTTCCAGGCTCTCAGATCATCGGCTTTCTGGCCGATAACCTTTCGACTTACCATCTCATGCTCCGCCAGGAGAGTTTGGTTGACGGGCAGATCGACAAGGCCGTGCTTTTGCGCGTGACCGAACGCGAAATCACCGCTGGCCGCATGAAGGGCAACGATCCGCTCCGAGCATTTGCCGAAGGCGGCGAATATGTTCGCGACAATCCGATGGAGGGCCTTTTTCACGCTGATCCATCGGCCGACGATAAACCAGTCCTGAATTAAAGCGATAGCGCCGACGCGCCACAAGGGCGCGAATGTATAGGCGTATACAAATATACAGGGTCGCCGCCTGTTCGGCCTTGGCGTTGTTTAGCGGACTTTCCGCGCCCTCCCCTGCCGGCTCTTAGACCCCATGACTGCCAGAGCCTCGGAGGCTCGAATCTGAGATGCTGATGATGGATTTGTCAGCAGCGGAGACGAGTCATGACGGAGACGGTGAAATACGTTGGTCTGGACGTTCATAAGGAAACCATTGCGGTCGCGGTTGCCGATGGGGAACGCGGAGGCGAGGTGCGTTTCGTCGGCACGGTCGCCAACGAGGACGATGCGATCAGGAAGCTGGTCAAGCGGCTGACTGGACCGGGCGTGACGTTGAACGTCTGCTACGAAGCTGGTCCCTGCGGGTATGGCTTGCATCGGCTGCTGACGAAGCTGGGACAGAATTGCATCGTCATCGCCCCCTCGATGATGCCGCGGCGCCCGGGTGACCATGTAAAGACGGACCGGCGTGACGCGATGACCCTGGCGCGGCTGCTACGCGCTGGCGAACTCACCGCAATCTGGATACCGGACGAAGCGCACGAGGCGGTACGCGATCTCATCCGCGCGCGACGCAGCGCGCAAGATGATGCCATCGGAGCCAAGCAGACAGTGCGCAGCTTCCTGTTGCGTCATGATCGTCGTTTCGGCGGCAAGGCGGCCTGGACGAAAATGTACTGGCGGTGGTTGTCCGAGCAGCGGTTCGATTTTCCCCACCAACAGCTGGCATTCGAGGAAATGCAGAAGCGGGTGCTGGAGGCGCAGGCACGGGTTGGGCGCTTAGAAGCGGCGCTGACTGAAGCGGTGGACGCATGGTGTTTTGCGCCGCTGGTCCGCAATCTACAGGTCCTGCGCGGTATCAGGCTGGTCAGCGCTGCGACGCTGGTCGCTGAAGTAGGCGATCTCACCCGCTTCGACAAT from Sphingobium yanoikuyae encodes:
- a CDS encoding IS110 family RNA-guided transposase, translating into MTETVKYVGLDVHKETIAVAVADGERGGEVRFVGTVANEDDAIRKLVKRLTGPGVTLNVCYEAGPCGYGLHRLLTKLGQNCIVIAPSMMPRRPGDHVKTDRRDAMTLARLLRAGELTAIWIPDEAHEAVRDLIRARRSAQDDAIGAKQTVRSFLLRHDRRFGGKAAWTKMYWRWLSEQRFDFPHQQLAFEEMQKRVLEAQARVGRLEAALTEAVDAWCFAPLVRNLQVLRGIRLVSAATLVAEVGDLTRFDNPKQLMAYVGLVPSEHSSGARTKRGRITRAGNAQARTMLIEAGWSYRLPAREERRYRERVIDLSEDIQAIGWKAQVRLCQRYRRLAATGKPQPKVTTAIARELVGYAWDIARRVSPAIAG